The following is a genomic window from Pirellulales bacterium.
CAGCAATTACTGCGACCGCAGCCACCGACTCGACTTCCTGTACGGATTCCGCTACCTCGGTCTGTACGAGAATATGGGAGTCAACTCCACGTCGAACATTATCCAGTCAGGCGGCTTGATTCCCCAAGGCTCGGTCATCGGCGTCAGCGATTCCTTCAAGACGTCGAATAGTTTTTATGGGGCGACGCTGGGTATGTCGTCCGAGGCCCGGGCTAACCGCTGGACATTCTCGGGTGTTGGCCGGTTGGGTTTCGGCGGAACGAACGAACGCGTGACGATTAATGGCCAAACCAGCGATACCGCCCCTGGTGGATTGTCGAAAAACGTTACCAGCGGCGGGTTGTTGGCGATGCCGACTAACATTGGCACGTACAGCCACAGCGTGTTCTCTCTGGTGCCTCAGATGGAATTGAAAATCGGCTACAACCTCTCGCCGGCCTGGCGGGTAACCATCGGTTACGACGTTATATACTGGAGCCGCGTAGTCCGTCCGGCGCAACAGGCCGACTTGTATGTGAACCCCACGCAGGGCAACAACGGTACGTTGAAAGGCACGCCCGGCCCCTTGTTCAAATTCCAAGAGACCGACCTATGGGTACAAGGTATCAGCACGGGTCTGGAATGCCGCTTCTAGTCCGCGCCAGAGCAACGGTTGGCATCACGCCCTAGAAGTGCCGCCCCAAGAGCTGGTTTGGCTGCCGTCCCGAGACGGTGCCCCTAGGGCCGAGCTCTCGAACGGTGAACGAGTTCTGAGACTTTCGAAGTGCCGCGCGACGCCTAGCTACAGTTGCCAGGACATCAGCGCCAACACGACGAAGATGGCGAACATGAAGCCACAGATCCAGGTGCCGATACGGGCGGCGGCGACCAGAATGTGATCGTTCTGCTCGTGGCGCGTGGCGGCATAGACCAGGCTGATCACGATCACGAGCGGCGCGGCAAACCATAGATCGTTGCCGGCGATAGCAAACAGCGCGAGTGGCGGAAAGTTCAGCATGAAGAGCTTAGTAACCTGGATTCAGTAGTCGGTAATCAACGGTTCGGGCGTTGCCCTGCACCAGCTTATTTCTCTCGGTCAGGAGCAGCAGTCCGGCGTACCTGGCGGTTGCTAGCGCCATGGACAACCGGCAATTACTGTTCGGGCGGCCCGGTGGCAGCCGGTGGCCGTTCGTCGTCATCCTCTTTTTTCGCCGGCATGTCGGGCTCGGCTGGTCCGCCCCAAGCGTCGTAGATAGCCAGCACGTTGAGCAACCCGGCCACCATCGTGTAGACGGTGCCAAGCTCGAAATAGCGGTTCAACCGCTTCTGCAAATCGTCCAATTCGTTGGGGCCGTCAAGCCCGCGCTTGGTGATGCCCGGTGGCACCATGAACTTGTCGCCAAAGCCAAAATTGATTGGCTCTTTGCCGTGGTTCACGCGGTACGCCTGGACCAGCGCCGGCAAGGCTGGAATGCCAACCGCAACCTGGCAAAAATAGGGGAACCGCCGGTCCTCGGGCCGCATCGAAGCGTACACGACGCGCCCTTCGCCCAGGTACAAGCCGTAGAAGAACGTCCCCAGGATGCAGACAAAGAACAACACCGCCTTCGAGCGCCGTCCCTGATACCAGTGCCCGGCGCCGGGAATCAACCAGGCGAGCACGGCGGCAAGCAGCGGATCTCTGAGCGGAATACCTTCGGGAGTGTAAGTCCCTGGGCCTCGGCCGGTGTCTTTGACCGGTGATGTCTTGGGCACGAAATTCTTTGCTCCTCATTACTCCTGGGCGGCTCCGCACTCCTAGGCGGCCCCGCTTGGCTTGCCGGAGAACGTTGCCTCCGTGTCAGAATGGGATCATTCTAGTCTTCGGGCGACACGACGCCAGATCAACGCCACCGCGGGAGTATTCGACGGCCGACGTTTAATCTTGGCCTCCAAGGGAGGTTGCGCGATTGCCGCAGGCATTCAGGCTCGCGAGGCCGCGGCCGCATAGCGCGCCGCCTGGGCGGCAAAGTCGATCCCAACCGCCTCGCACAGCCCAGCGCGCAATCGGGCCGTAACCGGGCCAATACCTCCGCCACCGATCGAGCGGCCCTGGAAGCTGCGTACGTGCAGGATGCCGATGCTCGTCGAGGTCATGAACATCTCGTCGCCCGCGGCCGCCTGTTCGGGCGTTAAGTCGGTCTCGCGGCAGGGAATGCCCAATTGGGCGGCCAGATCGATCACCATTTGCCGCGTCAGCCCGGGCAATAGATTCTCGGCCCGCGGGGTGACAAGCGCTCCGTGATGTACCACAAACACGTTGCCACTGGTGCCTTCGGTTAGGTGGCCGGCCGGGTCGACCAAGACGGCCCACGAGCCGGGCCGGATCTCGGCCGCCTGCAAGTTCGCCAACTGGTAGTGCAAACGGCTGCGCGTTTTGAGCGCATCGTCGAGCAGATCGCCGGGCAAAGATCGCTGGGCCGGCACCACCAAATCGATGCCTGAGTCATAGGAACTGGCGAGCGCGGCGAGCTTTTCGAGCAGAGGGAAACAGCTGACGATAACCGTCGGTCGCAATTCCTCGGACGTGAACGCATCGCGACAGGCCGGCACCGGACCTCGCGATATATTGTGGATGATGTTCCAGTCGACGTCGGCCGTTTCGGTCGGCAAGTTACGGGCCAACGATTCTTCGCTGATCGTGCGTAGTTCGCTCTGGGTCAGGCCTGGATCAATCCGCAAGGCATCCAGCGTATGAAACAGCCTCGCCAAATGATCGTCGAGCCGAAAGGGACGCCCGAGTACTGTGCGAGTCACTTCGAAGGCCATGTCCCCCATGACCAGTGCCGAGTCGTAGATCGAAAGGCGAGCCTCCCTCTCGGGAACGTATCGACCATTGAAATAGACGATGCGCTGGCTCATGGAATTCTCGCAGGCGACCGCCGGTAAACGCGTCATTTATTAGGAACGTCGAGCCATTCTAGCGGCATGCGTTGAGCCGCAAAGGCCGGCTCGATCAGGCCATCTCAGCGATCTTGCCCGGTTTTGGCGAAAGGGGTAGCATTCCTCGCCGCGCTCGAAGCCCCATGCCCGAGCGGCGTGCTAGCTGACCGCGTTCCGGCGCGGGCCGACCGCTACGGAAAGGATTCCGATATATGGCATACACTCTGACTGACATCGCGCAGTTGGTCGACGGCACACCCGTCGGAGATCCCACGACGTCGATACGCGGCGTGGCCGTGCTCTACGACGCGGGCTCTGGCGACGTGACGCTGATTGACAACGCCGAAAAAGCGGCGCGACTCGGCGAGTCGCGCGCGGCAGCGGCAATCGTCCCGCGAGGTGTCACCTGCGGACTGCTGCCGACAGTCGAGGTGGACGATGTACACGCGGCGTTTGCCCGCGTGGTGGCACTCTTCCGCCCGCAGCGCAAAGCGAAGCGCATCGGCATCAGTTCCAAAGCCACGATCAGCGCCACAGCCCAGTTGGGTCACGACGTCGATGTTTACGCCGGCGTCACGATCGCCGACGACGTCGAGATCGGCAATGGCTGCACGATACACGCCGGAGTCCAGATACTGGCGGGGTGCAAGATCGGAGCCGGTGTCACGATCTACCCTAACGCGGTGCTGTACGAAGATACGATCGTCGGTCCGCGTTCCACAATTCATGCCGGAGTCGTGCTCGGGGCGCATGGCTTCGGCTACAAGTTTGTCGACGGGCGGCATGTGTTGGCCAGCCAGTTTGGCTGGGTCGAACTGGGAGCCGACGTCGATGTCGGCGCCGGATCGACCATCGACCGCGGTACCTACGGCCCGACCGTGATTGGCGAGGGGACGAAGATCGACAACCTCGTCATGGTGGCGCACAACTGCCGCATCGGTCGCCACAACATGCTTTGCTCTCAAGTCGGCATCGCCGGCAGCACCACGACGGGCGACTACGTAGTGATGGCGGGCCAGGTTGGCGTGCGCGACCACGTGCACATCGGCCGCGGCGCCGTACTTGGCGCGATGGCAGGAATCACGGCCGACGTGCCCGAAGGGGCGCACATGCTAGGAGCCCCGGCCACGCCCGAGCGCGATCAGAAGCTAATCCAGGGCACGATCGCCAAGCTGCCCGAGCTACGCCGCCAAATCAAAACCATCCAGGCCGCAGTCGACAAATTGCTCGCTGCCCACGGCACGGGCAAACAGGCCGCGTGAACGGACGCACAGAACGAGCCATGCAGAACACCGAGACGCAACCCGTCAGCGGGACCTTTGCGAGCGCGTCGGCGATTGCCGTGAGTCCGCAGCGCCCCACGCAGCACGTGCTTCCTCGCACAAGTTCGTCCTTACCAGCCGGCACGCGCAAAGTGGGCATCCTGGCTGGCTGGGGTCGATACCCAGTCGTCATT
Proteins encoded in this region:
- a CDS encoding DUF6677 family protein, whose translation is MPKTSPVKDTGRGPGTYTPEGIPLRDPLLAAVLAWLIPGAGHWYQGRRSKAVLFFVCILGTFFYGLYLGEGRVVYASMRPEDRRFPYFCQVAVGIPALPALVQAYRVNHGKEPINFGFGDKFMVPPGITKRGLDGPNELDDLQKRLNRYFELGTVYTMVAGLLNVLAIYDAWGGPAEPDMPAKKEDDDERPPAATGPPEQ
- a CDS encoding aminotransferase class IV — translated: MSQRIVYFNGRYVPEREARLSIYDSALVMGDMAFEVTRTVLGRPFRLDDHLARLFHTLDALRIDPGLTQSELRTISEESLARNLPTETADVDWNIIHNISRGPVPACRDAFTSEELRPTVIVSCFPLLEKLAALASSYDSGIDLVVPAQRSLPGDLLDDALKTRSRLHYQLANLQAAEIRPGSWAVLVDPAGHLTEGTSGNVFVVHHGALVTPRAENLLPGLTRQMVIDLAAQLGIPCRETDLTPEQAAAGDEMFMTSTSIGILHVRSFQGRSIGGGGIGPVTARLRAGLCEAVGIDFAAQAARYAAAASRA
- the lpxD gene encoding UDP-3-O-(3-hydroxymyristoyl)glucosamine N-acyltransferase, which translates into the protein MAYTLTDIAQLVDGTPVGDPTTSIRGVAVLYDAGSGDVTLIDNAEKAARLGESRAAAAIVPRGVTCGLLPTVEVDDVHAAFARVVALFRPQRKAKRIGISSKATISATAQLGHDVDVYAGVTIADDVEIGNGCTIHAGVQILAGCKIGAGVTIYPNAVLYEDTIVGPRSTIHAGVVLGAHGFGYKFVDGRHVLASQFGWVELGADVDVGAGSTIDRGTYGPTVIGEGTKIDNLVMVAHNCRIGRHNMLCSQVGIAGSTTTGDYVVMAGQVGVRDHVHIGRGAVLGAMAGITADVPEGAHMLGAPATPERDQKLIQGTIAKLPELRRQIKTIQAAVDKLLAAHGTGKQAA